The Frondihabitans peucedani genome segment GCAGGACGTCACCGAGCCGCGCCGGCTCGTCGTCGACGCCGAGCACCAGCCGGGGCGGCGACTCGAGGGCTGCGAGGTGCAGGATCGCGCGCGCCGCGTCGTCGCGGTGGATCCGGTTCGTGAACGGCGAGACGTGCGGCTCGTGGATGCCCCCGCGGCGCACCTGGTCGATGAGGCGCTCGCGGCCGGGGCCGTAGATGCCGCCGAGACGCAGGATCACGCCCTCCGCCACCCGGTCGCGGAGCAGCTGCTCGGTCTCGAGCAGCACGGCCCCCGTCGCGGTGAGGCCGGTCGCGGGTGTCCCCTCGTCGACCTCCGACTCGTCGTCGACGTCGTAGACGGCGGTGGACGAGACCAGGATCACGCGCGGGTCGGCTGCCGACTCGTCGACGGCGTCGAGGACGTTCCGGAGTCCGTCGAAGTACGCGGCGCGATAGGCCTCGGGGGTCCGGTCGCCCGCGGTCAGCGACACGACCACGAGGTCGACGTCGTCGCCCACGATCGGGCGGCCGGTGCGGAGGTCGACCGACTGCTTCTCGAACGACTCGGGCAGGAGCTCGGCGCGGCGTCGCGCCCCGACGATGCGGGAGCCGGCCGCCCGGGCGCGGAGGCCGACCTCGGTGCCGAGGTCGCCGCATCCTGCGAGGAGGATCTTCGCGCTCACGCCGCCGTCACCTCGAGCTCGCGGGACGACGCGCCGCCCGGATCGCCGGCCGCCGCGGGGAAGACGAGCCTCCGGTTGGCTACCTTGTCGCTGAAGAAGCGGTCGTGGCTGACGACGACGACAGCACCGGGGAAGTGCACGAGGGCCCGCTCCATCACCTGCGTG includes the following:
- a CDS encoding NAD-dependent epimerase/dehydratase family protein codes for the protein MSAKILLAGCGDLGTEVGLRARAAGSRIVGARRRAELLPESFEKQSVDLRTGRPIVGDDVDLVVVSLTAGDRTPEAYRAAYFDGLRNVLDAVDESAADPRVILVSSTAVYDVDDESEVDEGTPATGLTATGAVLLETEQLLRDRVAEGVILRLGGIYGPGRERLIDQVRRGGIHEPHVSPFTNRIHRDDAARAILHLAALESPPRLVLGVDDEPARLGDVLRFLAAEIGADAPGTASRDRERAGSKRCSNRLLRSTGFVFDYPTYREGYRAVLAGAGTRHP